The following coding sequences are from one Methanococcoides orientis window:
- a CDS encoding symporter small accessory protein, whose product MLGIDDPQIWLAYVLCIVSALGCMVYGLLKWNEEEDEEC is encoded by the coding sequence ATGTTAGGTATTGATGACCCTCAGATATGGTTGGCCTATGTCCTGTGCATCGTAAGTGCACTGGGATGTATGGTATATGGGCTTTTAAAGTGGAACGAAGAAGAGGACGAGGAGTGCTAA
- a CDS encoding cache domain-containing protein: MKKITGILIIILLISTLGMGCVGSTEDTDIGEQEDQIIVEEHSELFSQKQERIDLVNAAIELIDEKGELAFPEFREKDSQWYNNNSYITVWKTEGIRVVFPPKVNGEGGSVLDLEDYNGEPLGRMIIETALSEDGEGWVNYYWPKPGETAPSKKSTFVKRTTIGNETYLVHSGFYVNDYTYNKNLEDIDDINYFGEATIRNLINPNRVDMGLDIDYSIAHFIIKPGDFLEPLIMKNPETYYVLEGEGILYIEDVPFELRKGQLVLVPENAKQHMENTGDVDLEFLAINEPAWKPEHEIILE, translated from the coding sequence ATGAAAAAAATAACAGGCATTTTAATTATTATTTTACTTATATCAACCCTGGGAATGGGTTGTGTTGGATCAACTGAAGACACAGACATTGGTGAACAGGAAGATCAAATAATCGTAGAAGAGCACAGTGAGCTATTTTCCCAGAAACAGGAAAGAATAGACCTGGTCAATGCTGCTATTGAGCTGATAGATGAAAAAGGAGAACTTGCATTTCCTGAATTCAGAGAAAAGGACAGCCAGTGGTACAATAATAATTCCTACATCACCGTCTGGAAGACTGAAGGAATACGTGTTGTCTTCCCTCCTAAAGTAAATGGTGAAGGCGGGAGTGTACTCGATCTTGAAGATTATAACGGTGAACCATTAGGCAGGATGATTATTGAGACTGCTTTAAGCGAAGATGGCGAGGGATGGGTAAATTATTACTGGCCAAAACCAGGTGAGACCGCTCCTTCCAAGAAATCTACTTTCGTCAAGAGAACTACCATCGGCAACGAGACATATCTTGTGCATTCAGGTTTTTACGTCAATGACTACACCTATAATAAAAACCTCGAAGACATTGATGATATCAACTACTTTGGAGAAGCAACCATTAGAAATCTGATCAATCCGAATAGAGTTGATATGGGTCTGGATATAGACTACAGCATTGCACACTTTATAATCAAACCAGGTGATTTCCTTGAGCCACTTATTATGAAGAACCCGGAAACATATTATGTTCTTGAGGGTGAAGGTATTCTCTACATAGAAGATGTGCCGTTTGAACTTAGGAAAGGACAACTTGTCCTTGTACCTGAAAACGCAAAGCAGCACATGGAGAACACCGGAGATGTTGACCTTGAGTTCCTTGCTATAAACGAGCCTGCCTGGAAACCAGAGCACGAGATAATTCTGGAGTGA